The following proteins are encoded in a genomic region of Neisseria perflava:
- the ubiB gene encoding ubiquinone biosynthesis regulatory protein kinase UbiB: protein MNRLKRIKTILCTLYRYRLAELIASLVRPGWARTFLNMLPQSSKFKHETPAVRLRLALESLGPIFIKFGQVLSTRPDLIPHDYAVELARLQDKVPPFDAQLSRSQIEKSLGQSIDTLYAEFETEPVASASIAQVHKARLHSGEQVAVKVLRPNLLPVIEQDLSLMRFGAGWVERLFSDGKRLKPREVVAEFDKYLHDELDLMREAANASQLGRNFQNSDMLIVPKVFYDYCTSDVLTIEWMDGTPVSDIAKLKADGIDLHKLADYGVEIFFTQVFRDGFFHADMHPGNILVAADNRYIALDFGIVGTLTDYDKRYLAINFLAFFNRDYHRVATAHIESGWVPADTRAEELEAAVRAVCEPVFNKPISQISFGLVLMRLFEVSRRFNVEIQPQLVLLQKTLLNIEGLGRQLDPDLDLWKTAKPFLVRWMNEQVGPKALWRNLKNEAPDWAQIIPSLPRKINALVDENRQQEMRDAYVHLVKVQQRQSLWLGMIAVVLLLILLFK, encoded by the coding sequence ATGAACCGCCTCAAACGCATTAAAACCATCCTCTGTACGCTCTACCGCTACCGCCTTGCCGAGCTGATTGCCTCGCTGGTCCGTCCGGGTTGGGCGCGGACTTTCCTCAATATGCTGCCGCAGTCGTCCAAGTTCAAACACGAGACACCTGCCGTGCGCCTGCGTTTGGCTTTGGAAAGCCTAGGGCCGATTTTCATCAAATTCGGGCAGGTATTGTCCACGCGCCCCGATTTGATTCCGCATGATTACGCGGTCGAACTGGCCAGGTTGCAAGACAAAGTGCCACCGTTTGACGCGCAGCTTTCACGCTCGCAAATCGAAAAATCGCTGGGCCAATCCATCGACACTTTATACGCGGAATTTGAAACCGAACCCGTCGCCAGCGCGTCCATCGCCCAGGTACACAAAGCCCGCCTGCACTCGGGCGAACAGGTCGCAGTGAAAGTCTTGCGCCCCAACCTTTTGCCCGTTATCGAACAGGATTTGTCGCTGATGCGCTTTGGCGCAGGCTGGGTGGAGCGTTTGTTTTCAGACGGCAAGCGTTTGAAGCCGCGCGAAGTGGTGGCCGAATTCGACAAATACCTGCACGACGAATTGGACTTGATGCGCGAAGCCGCCAATGCCAGCCAGCTCGGTCGCAATTTCCAAAACAGCGATATGCTGATTGTGCCGAAGGTATTTTACGACTACTGCACCAGCGACGTACTAACCATCGAATGGATGGACGGTACGCCGGTATCCGATATTGCCAAACTCAAAGCCGACGGCATCGATTTGCACAAACTTGCCGATTACGGCGTGGAAATCTTCTTCACGCAAGTTTTCCGCGACGGCTTTTTCCATGCGGATATGCACCCCGGAAATATTTTGGTCGCCGCCGACAACCGCTACATCGCCCTCGATTTCGGCATCGTCGGCACGCTGACCGATTACGACAAACGCTATCTCGCCATCAACTTCCTTGCCTTTTTCAACCGCGATTACCACCGCGTCGCCACCGCCCACATCGAATCGGGCTGGGTGCCTGCCGACACGCGCGCGGAAGAATTGGAAGCCGCCGTCCGCGCCGTGTGCGAGCCGGTGTTCAACAAACCGATTTCGCAAATTTCCTTCGGCTTGGTGCTGATGCGCCTGTTTGAAGTCAGCCGCCGCTTCAATGTCGAAATCCAGCCGCAACTTGTGTTGCTGCAAAAAACGCTGCTCAACATCGAAGGCTTGGGACGCCAGCTTGATCCCGATTTGGACTTGTGGAAAACCGCCAAACCGTTTTTGGTGCGCTGGATGAACGAACAGGTCGGCCCCAAAGCCCTCTGGCGCAACCTCAAAAACGAAGCCCCCGACTGGGCGCAAATCATCCCTTCCCTGCCGCGCAAAATCAATGCGTTGGTTGATGAAAACCGCCAGCAGGAAATGCGCGATGCCTATGTGCACTTGGTCAAAGTGCAACAACGCCAAAGCCTGTGGCTGGGTATGATTGCGGTTGTTTTGTTGCTGATTTTGCTGTTTAAGTAA
- the gcvT gene encoding glycine cleavage system aminomethyltransferase GcvT, which translates to MTALKTTPFHQAHQDAGAKLVDFAGWELPIHYGSQIAEHEAVRTDAGMFDVSHMLVTDVAGANAKAFFRKLIANDVAKLAFVGKALYSALLNDNGGVIDDLIVYRTNEAETQYRIVSNGATREKDTAQFHKVGQEFGVAFNPRYDLGMLAVQGPKAIEKLLTVKPEWADVIHGLKPFQGADLGNDWFVARTGYTGEDGVEVILPGTEAVAFFKALQAAGVQPCGLGARDTLRMEAGMNLYGNDMDDNTSPLEAGMDWTVDLKDESRDFVGKAALLALKEKGVAVKQVGLLLEKGGILRAHMEVLTDKGQGETTSGVFSPSLKQSIAIARVPKDFDGDTAKVLMRGKEVDVRVLKLPFVRNGQKQFD; encoded by the coding sequence ATGACTGCTCTGAAAACCACCCCATTTCATCAAGCCCATCAAGATGCAGGCGCGAAGCTGGTAGATTTTGCCGGCTGGGAGCTGCCCATCCATTATGGTTCACAAATCGCCGAACACGAAGCCGTGCGCACCGACGCCGGTATGTTTGACGTATCCCATATGCTCGTTACCGACGTAGCAGGCGCAAATGCCAAAGCCTTTTTCCGCAAATTGATTGCCAACGATGTCGCCAAACTCGCTTTTGTCGGCAAAGCCCTTTATTCCGCTTTGCTCAACGACAACGGCGGCGTGATTGACGACTTGATCGTTTACCGTACCAACGAAGCAGAAACCCAATACCGCATCGTGTCCAACGGCGCTACCCGCGAAAAAGATACGGCACAATTCCACAAAGTCGGACAAGAGTTCGGCGTTGCCTTCAATCCGCGCTACGACCTCGGCATGCTTGCCGTACAAGGTCCTAAAGCCATCGAAAAACTCCTGACTGTCAAACCTGAATGGGCAGACGTAATTCACGGCCTCAAACCGTTCCAAGGCGCGGATTTGGGCAACGACTGGTTTGTTGCCCGCACCGGCTACACCGGTGAAGACGGCGTCGAAGTGATTCTGCCGGGCACCGAAGCCGTCGCATTCTTCAAAGCCCTGCAAGCAGCAGGCGTACAGCCTTGCGGCCTCGGCGCACGCGACACTCTGCGCATGGAAGCCGGTATGAACCTCTACGGCAACGATATGGACGATAACACCAGCCCGCTCGAAGCAGGCATGGATTGGACCGTTGATTTGAAAGACGAAAGCCGCGATTTCGTCGGCAAAGCCGCCTTGCTGGCATTGAAAGAAAAAGGCGTTGCCGTGAAACAGGTCGGTCTGTTGCTCGAAAAAGGTGGCATCCTGCGCGCGCATATGGAAGTGTTGACCGACAAAGGCCAAGGCGAAACCACCAGTGGCGTATTCTCTCCAAGCCTGAAACAATCCATCGCCATCGCGCGCGTGCCGAAAGACTTTGACGGCGATACCGCCAAAGTGCTGATGCGTGGTAAAGAAGTGGACGTGCGCGTACTGAAGCTGCCATTTGTGCGCAACGGTCAAAAACAGTTTGATTAA
- the gcvH gene encoding glycine cleavage system protein GcvH, with product MEYQTMSNIPAELKYVASHEWLRLEEDGTITVGITHHAQELLGDIVFVELPEVGANLAAEEQAGVVESVKAASDVYAPIAGEVVAVNEDLPSAPETANSDPYGAGWFFKIKPANPADYDGLLTAEQYAGEVA from the coding sequence ATGGAGTATCAAACCATGAGCAACATCCCAGCAGAACTGAAATACGTTGCCAGCCACGAATGGCTGCGCCTTGAAGAAGACGGTACCATCACCGTCGGCATTACCCACCACGCGCAAGAGCTGTTGGGCGACATCGTGTTTGTCGAGCTGCCTGAAGTCGGCGCAAACCTGGCTGCCGAAGAACAAGCCGGTGTGGTTGAGTCTGTAAAAGCCGCATCTGACGTGTACGCGCCGATTGCAGGCGAAGTCGTTGCCGTCAACGAAGATTTGCCAAGCGCTCCGGAAACTGCCAACAGCGACCCTTACGGCGCAGGCTGGTTCTTCAAAATCAAACCTGCCAACCCTGCCGATTACGACGGTCTGCTGACTGCCGAACAATACGCAGGCGAAGTAGCTTGA
- a CDS encoding DNA-3-methyladenine glycosylase I, whose protein sequence is MNYCEFVATLPDDTDNPNQHYHDTQYGFPIEDDNELFERLVLEINQAGLSWTLMLKKQRAFQTAFKGFDIDTVAAFDEADIERLLVDAGIVRNRLKINAAIYNARQIKQIQQEYGSFKNWLDTHHPLDKAEWVKLFKKHFKFVGGEIVGEFLMSTGYLPGAHVETCPVYQEVLKCSPKWTGSV, encoded by the coding sequence ATGAATTACTGCGAATTTGTCGCCACGCTACCCGACGATACGGACAACCCCAACCAACATTATCACGACACGCAATACGGTTTTCCGATTGAGGACGACAATGAATTGTTTGAGCGGCTGGTGTTGGAAATCAATCAGGCAGGATTGAGCTGGACGCTGATGCTGAAGAAGCAACGGGCATTTCAGACGGCATTTAAAGGTTTCGACATCGATACGGTTGCCGCATTTGACGAAGCCGATATTGAGCGACTGCTTGTCGATGCAGGCATCGTCCGCAACCGCCTGAAAATCAACGCAGCCATTTATAACGCGCGACAAATCAAACAAATACAGCAAGAATACGGCTCATTCAAAAACTGGCTGGATACACACCATCCGCTCGACAAGGCTGAATGGGTGAAGCTGTTTAAAAAACATTTCAAATTTGTCGGCGGCGAAATCGTCGGCGAATTTCTGATGAGTACCGGCTACCTGCCCGGCGCGCATGTGGAAACCTGTCCGGTTTATCAAGAAGTTTTAAAATGTAGTCCGAAATGGACGGGGTCCGTTTGA
- a CDS encoding energy transducer TonB — MNIIKPSTVILLVLSTFLAACSSSPGKKLPSVEEILIRPEVSKPKVVVAPTPDGEKGGVLSVLSVINEKGGVDGAVCRDEQVSRALCNAALAKKRQKRYQPTQNCSNSIDENGQAQKVCKNVPAYAEYIYLLYGKHDNFAGGVYRKLNVSYPRLSQENGEEGEIVLKVLVSPKGGLDSVKILQSSGYTRLDKAAKAAMISGIFLPAVTNGQPVWSQFNAPVNFKLE; from the coding sequence ATGAATATTATAAAACCCTCTACCGTAATCCTCTTGGTGCTGTCTACGTTTTTGGCAGCCTGTTCCTCTTCTCCAGGCAAAAAACTGCCATCTGTCGAAGAAATTTTAATACGACCGGAAGTGTCAAAACCGAAGGTAGTGGTCGCCCCCACTCCTGATGGAGAAAAAGGAGGAGTATTATCAGTATTATCAGTTATCAACGAAAAAGGCGGTGTTGATGGCGCAGTATGTCGTGATGAGCAGGTAAGTAGGGCATTATGCAATGCTGCATTAGCGAAGAAACGTCAGAAACGTTATCAACCTACTCAGAATTGTTCTAACTCAATCGATGAAAATGGCCAAGCGCAGAAAGTATGCAAAAATGTCCCCGCGTATGCGGAATATATCTATCTGCTGTATGGAAAACATGACAATTTTGCAGGAGGTGTCTACCGTAAACTAAATGTAAGTTATCCAAGGTTATCACAAGAGAATGGGGAAGAAGGAGAGATTGTGTTAAAGGTTTTGGTTTCACCCAAAGGTGGTTTGGATAGCGTTAAAATTTTGCAAAGTTCAGGCTACACTAGATTGGACAAAGCAGCTAAGGCAGCTATGATCAGTGGTATCTTTCTACCTGCTGTAACAAACGGTCAACCTGTTTGGTCGCAGTTTAATGCTCCAGTCAACTTCAAACTTGAATAG
- the gcvP gene encoding aminomethyl-transferring glycine dehydrogenase, producing the protein MKLSELFNPNEFAARHLSFGDEAALLEALGEKSMDDFVGNTVPQSIRMPSELDLPEALTEADALAKLKGIASKNVINKSYIGLGYYPTRVPNVILRNVLENPGWYTAYTPYQAEIAQGRLEALLNFQQVCIDLTGFPVAGASLLDEATAAAEAMAMAHRVGKVKSERFFVDERVYPQTLDVMKTRAKYFGFELVVGDFAQADEGEYFGALFQYVGKDGDVQDLQDVIGRLKAKGTIVAVAADIMSLVLLKSPAELGADIALGNTQRFGVPMGFGGPHAAYFAFKDEFKRSAPGRIIGVSKDASGKPALRMALSTREQHIRREKATSNICTAQALLANLAGMYAVYHGPEGVKRIANRIHALASAFADALVSDGLNVVHKVFFDTVTVDFGSKEKADQVFAAALESGYNLRRVSDTQVAAAFHETSTCEDLTDLYRAFTGKDTATFADDVKGRLNAELLRQDDILQHPVFNRYHTEHEMLRYLKKLEDRDLAMNRSMISLGSCTMKLNATAEMLPITWAEFTDIHPYAPKDQAAGYRELLTDMENSLKAITGFDAISFQPNSGAQGEYSGMLSIRRYQEANGEGHRNICLIPKSAHGTNPATAAMLGLKVVVVDTDEHGNVNIDDLKAKAEQHRDALSAIMITYPSTHGVYEEGIRDICRIIHENGGQVYMDGANLNAQIGIMQPAEVGADVLHMNLHKTFCIPHGGGGPGVGPIGLKAHLAPFAPGHALTDTHSASADQTAVAAAAFGSASILPITWMYLTMMGKQGMEQATRWALLNANYVAKRLSEDYPILYAGKNGRVAHECIVDLRPLKAESGITETDIAKRLMDYGFHAPTVSFPVAGTLMIEPTESESKAELDRFIAALKQIKQEVLKVERGEWPKDDNPLVNAPHTAADVTGEWAHPYSREEAVFPLPFVRENKFWPSVKRLDEVYGDRNLVCSCLPIDAYEE; encoded by the coding sequence ATGAAACTATCTGAATTGTTCAACCCGAACGAATTTGCCGCGCGCCATTTGAGCTTTGGCGACGAGGCTGCGCTTTTGGAAGCGCTCGGCGAGAAGAGCATGGATGATTTTGTCGGCAATACCGTGCCACAAAGCATCCGTATGCCGTCCGAACTCGACCTGCCCGAAGCCCTGACCGAGGCGGACGCGTTGGCGAAATTGAAAGGCATTGCGTCGAAAAACGTGATCAACAAGTCCTATATCGGTTTGGGCTATTACCCGACCCGCGTGCCGAATGTGATTTTGCGCAACGTATTGGAAAATCCGGGTTGGTATACCGCCTACACCCCGTATCAGGCGGAAATTGCTCAGGGTCGTTTGGAAGCTTTGTTGAACTTCCAGCAGGTGTGTATCGATTTGACCGGTTTCCCTGTGGCAGGCGCGTCTTTGCTGGATGAGGCAACCGCTGCCGCCGAAGCGATGGCGATGGCGCACCGCGTGGGCAAAGTGAAATCCGAGCGTTTCTTTGTGGACGAGCGCGTGTATCCGCAAACTTTGGACGTGATGAAAACCCGCGCCAAATATTTCGGCTTTGAACTGGTGGTCGGCGATTTTGCCCAAGCCGACGAGGGCGAATACTTCGGCGCGCTATTCCAATACGTCGGCAAAGACGGCGATGTGCAAGACTTGCAGGATGTTATCGGCCGTCTGAAAGCAAAAGGCACAATCGTTGCCGTTGCCGCCGACATCATGAGCTTGGTTTTGCTGAAGTCTCCGGCTGAACTGGGCGCAGATATCGCTTTGGGCAACACCCAGCGCTTCGGCGTGCCGATGGGCTTCGGTGGTCCGCACGCCGCTTATTTCGCGTTTAAAGACGAATTCAAGCGTTCCGCTCCGGGCCGTATCATCGGCGTATCCAAAGACGCATCGGGCAAACCTGCCTTGCGCATGGCGTTGTCCACCCGCGAGCAACACATCCGCCGCGAAAAAGCGACATCCAATATTTGTACCGCGCAGGCATTGCTGGCGAACTTGGCCGGTATGTACGCCGTCTATCACGGCCCCGAAGGCGTGAAACGCATCGCCAACCGCATTCACGCGCTGGCTTCTGCCTTTGCCGATGCGCTGGTTTCAGACGGCCTGAATGTGGTTCACAAAGTCTTCTTCGATACCGTTACCGTTGATTTCGGCAGCAAAGAGAAAGCAGACCAAGTGTTCGCCGCTGCTTTGGAATCGGGCTACAACCTGCGCCGCGTGAGCGATACTCAAGTTGCGGCAGCCTTCCATGAAACTTCGACATGCGAAGATTTAACCGATTTGTACCGCGCGTTTACCGGCAAGGATACGGCTACATTTGCCGATGACGTCAAAGGCCGTCTGAACGCCGAGTTGCTGCGTCAAGACGATATTCTGCAACATCCCGTGTTCAACCGTTACCACACCGAACACGAAATGCTGCGCTACCTGAAAAAACTCGAAGACCGCGATTTGGCGATGAACCGCAGTATGATTTCGCTCGGTAGCTGCACCATGAAGCTCAATGCGACTGCGGAAATGTTGCCGATTACCTGGGCAGAGTTCACCGACATCCACCCCTACGCTCCCAAAGACCAAGCCGCAGGCTACCGCGAACTCTTGACCGACATGGAAAACAGCCTGAAAGCCATTACCGGCTTTGACGCGATTTCCTTCCAGCCCAACTCCGGCGCGCAGGGCGAATACAGCGGCATGCTCTCCATCCGCCGCTATCAAGAAGCCAACGGCGAGGGACACCGCAACATCTGCCTGATTCCCAAATCCGCCCACGGCACCAACCCTGCCACCGCCGCCATGCTCGGTTTGAAAGTCGTCGTCGTCGATACCGACGAACACGGCAACGTCAACATCGACGATTTGAAAGCCAAAGCCGAGCAACACCGCGACGCCTTGTCCGCCATCATGATTACCTACCCGTCCACCCACGGCGTGTACGAAGAAGGTATCCGCGACATCTGCCGCATCATCCATGAAAACGGCGGACAGGTTTACATGGACGGCGCCAACCTCAACGCCCAAATCGGCATCATGCAGCCTGCCGAAGTCGGCGCGGACGTGTTGCACATGAACCTGCACAAAACCTTCTGCATCCCTCACGGCGGCGGCGGCCCGGGCGTCGGCCCTATCGGTTTGAAAGCCCACCTCGCCCCGTTTGCACCGGGACACGCTTTGACCGACACCCACAGTGCCAGTGCCGACCAAACCGCCGTTGCTGCTGCGGCCTTCGGTTCTGCGTCCATCCTGCCGATTACTTGGATGTACCTGACCATGATGGGCAAACAAGGCATGGAACAGGCGACGCGCTGGGCGTTGCTCAACGCCAACTATGTCGCCAAACGCCTGAGCGAAGACTATCCGATTCTGTATGCAGGCAAAAACGGCCGCGTCGCGCACGAATGTATCGTTGATTTGCGTCCGCTCAAAGCCGAAAGCGGCATCACCGAAACCGACATTGCCAAACGCCTGATGGACTATGGCTTCCACGCGCCGACGGTTTCCTTCCCCGTTGCCGGCACGCTGATGATCGAGCCGACCGAGAGCGAAAGCAAAGCCGAACTCGACCGCTTCATCGCCGCCCTGAAACAAATCAAACAGGAAGTGCTGAAAGTCGAGCGCGGCGAATGGCCGAAAGACGACAATCCGCTGGTCAACGCCCCGCACACCGCCGCCGACGTAACCGGCGAATGGGCGCACCCATATTCCCGCGAAGAAGCCGTCTTCCCGTTGCCGTTCGTGCGTGAAAACAAATTCTGGCCGAGTGTGAAACGTTTGGATGAGGTCTATGGCGACCGCAATCTGGTTTGCTCCTGCTTGCCGATTGACGCATACGAAGAATAA
- the thiD gene encoding bifunctional hydroxymethylpyrimidine kinase/phosphomethylpyrimidine kinase, producing MDELFIQTLTIAGSDSGGGAGIQADLKTFQMRGVFGTSVLTAVTAQNTLGVSAVHPIPTDMIAAQIAAIQEDFQIRAYKIGMLGTAEIIECVAEQTAECDFGKRVLDPVMIAKGGAPLLEKSAVEAMKRLLLPHTDVLTPNLPEAQVLTGINIENHQDAERAAKTLQDWGVKNVVIKGGHLADSQSEYCTDWLFTPYETIELNSKRFPTPHTHGTGCTFSACITAELAKGFSVPEAVQTAKNYIAAAISHPLGIGAGHGPVNHWAYRDE from the coding sequence ATGGACGAACTTTTTATTCAAACGCTGACGATTGCTGGCTCCGATTCCGGCGGCGGCGCAGGCATACAGGCGGATTTGAAGACATTTCAGATGCGCGGCGTGTTCGGCACCAGCGTACTGACAGCAGTTACCGCACAAAATACTTTGGGCGTATCGGCAGTACATCCGATACCGACCGATATGATTGCCGCGCAAATTGCTGCGATTCAGGAGGATTTCCAAATCCGCGCCTATAAAATCGGCATGCTGGGTACGGCGGAAATCATCGAATGCGTGGCGGAACAAACTGCCGAATGCGATTTCGGCAAACGCGTGTTGGATCCGGTCATGATTGCCAAAGGCGGTGCGCCGTTGTTGGAAAAGTCAGCCGTCGAAGCCATGAAACGCCTGCTGCTGCCGCATACGGACGTATTGACCCCCAATCTGCCTGAAGCGCAGGTATTGACGGGTATCAATATTGAAAACCACCAAGATGCGGAACGCGCTGCCAAAACTCTTCAGGATTGGGGCGTGAAAAATGTGGTGATTAAGGGCGGCCATCTTGCCGACAGCCAAAGCGAATATTGCACCGACTGGCTGTTTACGCCATACGAAACCATTGAGCTGAACAGCAAACGTTTCCCGACGCCGCATACGCATGGCACGGGCTGCACATTTTCTGCCTGCATCACTGCCGAGCTGGCAAAAGGGTTTAGCGTGCCCGAGGCGGTTCAAACGGCAAAAAACTATATTGCCGCCGCCATTTCCCATCCTTTGGGCATCGGGGCAGGGCACGGGCCGGTCAATCATTGGGCGTATCGGGACGAATAA
- a CDS encoding OsmC family protein has translation MQVTSKWIDGMCFVGTTANGHSVVMEGAAAEGEVKRGPSPMEMLLLGVAGCSSIDVVMIAEKQRQKITDCRAEVTAKRADTAPRVFTEIHIHFKVYGRDLQESAIERAVQMSAEKYCSASIMLGKAAKMSHSFEIVETE, from the coding sequence ATGCAAGTTACCTCAAAATGGATAGACGGAATGTGCTTCGTCGGTACAACGGCAAACGGACACAGCGTCGTAATGGAAGGCGCGGCGGCTGAAGGCGAAGTCAAACGCGGCCCCAGCCCGATGGAAATGCTGTTGTTGGGTGTAGCAGGCTGTTCCAGCATCGATGTGGTGATGATTGCCGAGAAACAACGCCAAAAAATCACCGACTGCCGTGCCGAAGTGACTGCCAAGCGCGCCGACACCGCGCCGCGCGTGTTTACCGAAATCCATATCCATTTCAAAGTGTATGGTCGGGATTTGCAAGAAAGCGCGATTGAACGCGCCGTACAGATGTCTGCCGAAAAATATTGCTCCGCATCGATTATGCTGGGCAAAGCGGCAAAAATGAGCCACAGCTTCGAGATCGTCGAAACAGAATAG
- a CDS encoding GntR family transcriptional regulator, with the protein MDYENNTNVAPATSSLILEERHDSELFRVYALILDGITDHLLLPGKKLTESELCRQMVCSRNTVRGALSLLAHDKIVDLQPNRGAFVHVPDLKEMKDVFNTRIEMESMILSVLIDMPDLETRLKPLYAMIEQEGAASESGDRVGWNRLANAFHVELARLLDNDVLFEIMNTLCARSSLIVAVSDPLRKEKRNIDSNSHHEHREILDLLLAGKRNRVTKVIRRHLGACMERLEQKLEM; encoded by the coding sequence ATGGATTACGAAAATAATACCAACGTTGCGCCTGCAACTTCATCGCTTATTTTGGAAGAGCGTCACGATTCCGAACTCTTCCGCGTGTACGCATTGATTTTGGACGGCATTACCGACCATCTGCTGCTGCCGGGCAAAAAATTGACCGAGTCCGAGCTTTGCCGGCAAATGGTTTGCTCGCGTAATACCGTGCGTGGCGCATTATCGCTTTTGGCGCACGACAAAATCGTCGATTTGCAGCCCAACCGCGGCGCATTTGTCCATGTGCCGGACTTGAAAGAAATGAAAGACGTGTTCAATACGCGTATCGAAATGGAAAGCATGATTCTGAGCGTCCTCATCGATATGCCTGATTTGGAAACGCGTCTGAAACCGCTTTACGCCATGATTGAGCAAGAGGGTGCAGCCTCCGAAAGCGGCGACCGCGTGGGTTGGAACCGCCTGGCCAATGCCTTCCATGTCGAATTGGCGCGGCTGCTGGACAACGATGTCCTGTTTGAAATAATGAATACCTTATGCGCGCGCTCTTCATTGATTGTGGCCGTTTCCGATCCGCTTCGCAAAGAAAAGCGCAACATAGATTCCAATTCACACCATGAACACCGAGAAATCCTCGATTTGTTGCTGGCAGGCAAGCGCAATCGTGTGACCAAAGTCATACGCCGCCACTTGGGCGCGTGTATGGAACGCTTGGAACAGAAACTCGAGATGTAA
- a CDS encoding DeoR/GlpR family DNA-binding transcription regulator, giving the protein MKPKIQRHEHILSLVREHNFMTVEELAANLDVTPQTIRRDVQELSETGQLKRYHGGASLGDVSVVTAGQERRNHQQQEKNAIARLIASTIPDNASLFISIGTTMEAVAAELVRQRKNLRIITNNIYAASITAARTDYTVIIASGVVRPLDGGITGVATVDFINQFKVDYAIMSTHGIENDGSLLDDDYKEVSVMQAMVNNARVRYLGVDHSKFNSNALVRLGDIGAFDKLFTDRPPSAAMQKTLNERGVAWQVADPVSK; this is encoded by the coding sequence ATGAAACCCAAAATCCAAAGACACGAACATATCCTCAGCCTTGTCCGCGAACATAACTTTATGACGGTGGAAGAATTGGCGGCAAATTTGGATGTTACGCCGCAAACCATACGCCGCGATGTGCAAGAGTTGAGCGAGACTGGACAGCTCAAACGCTATCACGGCGGCGCATCTTTGGGCGACGTTTCGGTTGTAACGGCAGGGCAGGAGCGGCGCAACCATCAGCAGCAGGAAAAAAACGCCATTGCCCGTCTGATTGCTTCCACCATTCCCGACAATGCCTCGCTGTTTATCAGCATCGGCACCACCATGGAAGCCGTCGCCGCCGAGTTGGTCAGACAGCGTAAAAACCTGCGGATTATCACCAACAATATCTACGCCGCCTCCATCACTGCGGCGCGTACCGATTACACAGTCATCATCGCTTCCGGCGTGGTCCGTCCGTTGGACGGCGGCATTACGGGCGTGGCGACTGTCGATTTCATCAACCAATTCAAAGTCGACTATGCCATCATGAGTACCCACGGCATAGAAAACGACGGCTCGCTTTTGGATGACGATTACAAGGAAGTCAGCGTCATGCAGGCGATGGTGAACAATGCCCGCGTGCGCTATCTTGGCGTCGATCACAGCAAATTCAACAGCAATGCCTTGGTCAGACTGGGCGATATCGGCGCATTCGATAAGCTGTTTACCGACCGCCCACCATCTGCCGCCATGCAGAAAACCCTAAACGAGCGCGGCGTAGCGTGGCAGGTTGCCGACCCTGTATCAAAGTAG